TCTGCGCGACAGACTCTTCCGCGTCGAGCTGATCTTGGCCGGCGCCGTCCTCCGCATGGCCGTGACCGACCCCAAAGGGGAGCGCGCGCCGAGCCCCCGCCCGGCGGAGGCGGGGGACCAGTTCGGGCGCGGGCTGCTCATCGTCCGTACGCTCGCGGCCCGTTGGGACGTCGACTCATTGGACGTCGGCAAGACCGTCTGGGCCGAGCTCGATCTCTAACTGGGGTCCGCAGCGATCGACGCCACCATCGGCGCCACGATCCGTACGTAGTCCTCGGTCGCCATCACGACAGACCGGTCCAACCGGCCCGCATTGAAGGCGATTTCCTTGTGGGCGGCGAGGAACTCGGCATCCGCGACCACGGGCAGTTCGCCAGAGAGCGACAGCGGCGGGATCGCGCCGACCACGCATCCCGTGAGCTGTTCGGCCAGCTCCGCCGGAGCGAACCCGCCCTTGCGCCCCGTCACCGCGGTGACCACCTTCTTCAGGTCCGCGCGCCGGTCGCCTGCCAGTACGGCGAGTACGGCAGGGGCCTCGATCCCCTTGACTCGGCAGACCAGGGCCTTGGCGCCCTGCGACACCTCCGTGCCGCGCACGGCGGACACCTCCTCGGAGCGGCCCTCGGCCGGGTGTTCCACGACGCGGAACTTGGCCCCCTCGCGCTCAAGGATGTCGACGATCTGCTCAAAGGGACTCAATTCAGGCCTCCGTACGGCGGTGTTGGTCATCTCCGCAAGGTACGACATGTGTCACTGGCGCCGCTGACTGCCGTCATTGGTTGAACCGGTCGCCGTGCCGGTTATCGATAAAACGGTTTGATGGCAATTTGGCCTCTTGCGGGCCGCCCTGAAACCGGCCGGGATTTATCACCGGCCGACAAGTTTTGCGGGCCACGTACTCAGTCGGCGCCAAGAAAAACGTGGCTGGTCAGAGCCGTGCGAAAACTTGGAGACCTGGTATTGCGGGCCAGGTTACTCGGTCGTAACGTCGCTCCCGTGGGGGAACTCGGCCAGCTGAGCCGGGGGTTGCTCACATGCCATACATGGAGTCCCGTCGCGCCCCCTTCGTGCGGGATTCCCTACAGGAGAGCTCAGACCCGATCCCTCCTTCCGGGTGGGGCTCTCGCGGTGGGACCTCGCGGTCCGGCCCCCCTGGGCCGTGGGGTCCCACCTGCACAACCTGAGTCGAGTGCGCACTTTTCGACAAGTTTTCCGGAGTCGATTGTCATTGGGTGACAAGGAATCCGGATCTTGCCGAATTCCCTGTTCAAAGGCTTGTCCTGGCGGTGATTGTGAACCTACCGTGCGCCTCTCGGTGCACTTCTGTCACAACGTGAGTGCATGCAGGAGGTGAGATGGGAATCGAAGTAGTCGTCGAAGGCCTTACCAAGTCCTTTGGCAAGCAGAACATCTGGCAGGACGTGACACTCACGCTCCCCGCCGGCGAGGTGAGCGTCATGCTCGGTCCTTCCGGTACGGGCAAGACCGTGTTCCTGAAGTCCCTGATCGGGCTGCTCAAGCCGGAGCGCGGACGCGTCCTCATCAATGGGGTCGACATGGTCAACGGCCGTGAGCGCGACATCAATGAGACCCGCAAGCTCTTCGGGCTGATGTTCCAGGACGGTGCGCTCTTCGGGTCGATGAACCTCTTCGACAACATCGCCTTCCCGCTGCGCGAGCACACGAAGAAGAAAGAGTCCGAGATCCGCCGCATCGTCATGGAGCGGATGGATGTCGTCGGGCTGCTGGGGGCCGAGGGCAAGCTGCCCGGGGAGATATCGGGCGGCATGAGGAAGCGGGCCGGGCTGGCGCGGGCGCTCGTGCTCGATCCGCAGATCATTCTGTGCGACGAGCCCGACTCGGGGCTCGACCCGGTGCGGACCGCCTATCTGTCGCAGACGCTCATCGATCTCAACGCGCAGATCGACGCGACCATGTTGATCGTCACCCACAATCTCGACATCGCCGCCACCGTCCCCGACAACATGGGGATGCTGTACTGCCGGAACCTTGTCACCTTCGGGCCGCGCGAGGTTCTGCTCACCAGCCAGGAGCCTGCTGTCGCGCAGTTCCTCGCCGGGCGCCGTGAAGGGCCCATCGCCATGTCCGAGGAGAAGGACGCGGCGACGCTGGCCGCCGAGCAGCTCAACGGCAGCGCGGCCTACCTCGATGAACCCCGGGAGATCCAGCCCCAGTTGGAGCCGTCCCCGGGACTCCCCGAGCGCCAGGCCGTCATGCGGCGCCGCGAGCGGGTCCTGGGCATGATGGCCCAGCTTCCCGAGGCCGCCCGTGCCGCCATCATGAAGAGTTACGCGGCCCCCGCCGGCGGGGGTGTGCAGTCGTGACCGCACAGTTGCCGGTACGGCCCTCCGAGCCGCCCGAGGTTCACGCGGCCAGCGGGCAGGCCAAGCACTCCGGGGTCAGACCCCCGCTGCGGGTGCTCGCGCCGCTCCGGGAGACCGGGAAGCTCTTCGCGCTCGGGGTGGCCGTCGCTCGCGCCATCTTCCGACGGCCCTTCCAGGTACGGGAGTTCATCGAGCAGTTCTGGTTCATCGCCAGTGTGACCATCCTTCCCGCCGCGCTCGTCTCGATTCCCTTCGGGGCTGTCATCGCGCTTCAGGTCGGGTCGCTGACCCAGCAGCTCGGTGCCCAGTCCTTCACCGGTGGCGCCAGCGTCCTCGCCGTCATCCAGCAGGCCAGCCCGCTCATCGTGGCCCTGCTGATCTCCGGCGCCGGCGGGTCCGCCATCTGCGCCGACCTCGCCTCGCGCAAGATTCGCGAAGAGCTCGACGCCATGGAAGTCATGGGCGTCTCGCCCATCCAACGACTCGTTGTTCCCAGGGTGTTGGCCACCATGTTCGTCGCCCTCCTGCTCAACGGGCTGGTCTCCGTCGTCGGCACCCTCGGGGGCTACTTCTTCAACGTCATCCTCCAGGGCGGCACCCCGGGCGCGTACCTCTCCAGCTTCTCCTCGCTCGCCCAGCTCCCCGACCTCTACATCAGCGAGGTCAAAGCGCTGATCTTCGGCTTCCTCGCCGGGGTTGTCGCCGCCTACCGCGGCCTCAACCCCCGCGGCGGCCCCAAGGGCGTCGGTGACGCGGTCAACCAGTCCGTCGTCATCACCTTCATGATGCTCTTCTTCGTGAACATGGTCCTCACGGCGATCTATCTCCAGATCGTCCCCGCGAAGGGGAGCTGACGTCGATGTCCATGCTCGGCTGGCTCGACCGCTCCGGCGACCAACTCACCTTCTACGTACGGGCCTTGATCTGGATCCCGCGCACCCTGCGCCGGTACCTGAAAGAGGTCCAGCGCCTCCTCGCCGAAGTCGCCTTCGGCAGCGGCGGCCTCGGCGTCATCGGCGGCACCATCGGCGTGATGATCGGCATGACCCTCTTCACCGGAACCGTCGTCGGCCTCCAGGGGTACGCCGCCCTCAACCAGATCGGCACCGCCGCCTTCACCGGGTTCATCTCCGCGTACTTCAACACCCGCGAGATCGCCCCCCTCGTCGCCGGCCTCGCTCTCTCCGCCACCGTCGGCGCGGGCTTCACCGCCCAGCTCGGTGCGATGCGCATCAACGAGGAGATCGACGCGCTCGAAGGGATGGGCGTGCGGTCGATGCCGTACCTCGTCACCACCCGCATCATCGCCGGGGTCGTCGCGATCATCCCGCTGTACGCGATCGGGCTGCTCAGCTCCTACCTGGCCTCGCGCATCGTCACCGTCATGTTCAACGGCCAGTCCGCGGGCACCTACGACCACTACTTCAATCTCTTCCTCTCCCCGGACGACGTCATCCTGTCGGTGCTCAAAGTGCTGATCTTCAGCGTGATGGTGATCCTGGCCCACTGCTACTACGGTTTCCGCGCCACCGGCGGCCCCGCCGGCGTCGGTGTCGCCGTGGGCCGGTCGGTCCGTAACGCCATCGTCCTCATCAGCGTCACCGACTTCTTCCTCTCGCTCGCCATCTGGGGCGCGACGACAACCGTGAAGGTGGCGGGATGAGCGCGCAGACGGTCCGGCGCCGTTCCGCCGGAGTGGTGTTCGTCATCGTGCCCGCGCTGCTGGTGTGGCTGTCGGTGTCCGTGTACCAGAAGGACTTCACCGACTCGACCGCGATCACCATCGACACCGACACCGTCGGAAACGAGATGCACCCCAACGCCGACGTGAAGCTGCGCGGCGTGGTCATCGGGCAGGTCAAGTCCATCAGCGCGGACGGCACGGGCGCCAAGCTCACCCTCGCCATCCAGCCCGACAAGCTCGACCAGGTCCCCTCGGACGTCACGGCGCAGATGCTGCCGACGACGCTGTTCGGGGAGCGGTACGTCGCCCTCGTGCCGCCCGCCAATGCCTCGGCCGAGCCGCTGAAGGCCGGGGACGTCATCGCCCAGGACCACTCGCGCAACGCCATCGAGCTGGAGCAGGTCCTCGACAACGTCCTTCCGCTGCTCACCGCCGTGAAGCCGGAGAAGCTCTCCGCCACGCTCTCCGCAGTCTCCACCGCGCTCAGCGGGCGCGGTCAGCAGCTCGGTGACACCTTCGAGACGCTCGACGCGCACCTGAAGAAGCTCAACCCCCAACTGCCCACCCTGAACCGGGACATCGCGCAGCTGGTGAAGGTCACCCAGACGTACTCGGATGCCGCACCCGACATCCTCACCGCGCTCAACGACTTCACCACCACCAGCGCGACCCTCGTACAGCAGCAGGCCGAGCTGGCCGGTCTGTACGGGTCCACGACCAAGACCGCGCAGGACATCACCGCGTTCCTGCGGCAGAACCAGGACAACATGATCCGGCTCGCATCCGTCAGCCGTCCGACGCTGGAGCTGCTCGCCAAGTACTCGCCCGAGTTCCCCTGCACCCTGCGCACCATGGTGGGCTTCGTGCCCGCCATGGACAAGGCGCTCGGCAAGGGGACCAAGCAGCCTGGACTGCACATCGAGGTCGTGACGGTGCCTTCGCTCGGGAAGTACGTGCCCGGCAAGGACACCCCGTCCTACACGGCGAGCGGCGGCCCGCACTGCTACTCGGTCCCGTACATCGGCAAGTCCGTGCCGACGGCCGCGACCGCCACCAGCAAGAGCGACAGCCTCGGTCTGCTCAACTCGCCGCAGGAGAACCAGCTCGTCAACGAGCTGCTCGCGCCGGGCGCCAAGGTGAAGCCGACCGCGCTCCCCGACTGGAGCAGCCTCCTGGCAGGACCGGTCTTCCGTGGTGCGGAGGTGAAGCTCAAGTGAAGCGCCGCAGTCTTACGGGACCGATCGTCAAGTCCTCCATCTTCGTGGTCGTGACGTCGCTGGCAACTGCCGTGCTGGGCCTGTCGATTGCCAACTCCGACGTCAGCGACACCGTCTCCTACAAGGCGCGGTTCACCGATGTCACCGGGCTTCTCGACGGGGACAGCGTGCGGATCGCCGGGGTGAAGGTCGGGCAGGTCGAGTCCATCAAGGTCGCCGACCGGCGCGTCGCCGAGGTGACGTTCGCGGTGAAGCGGGGGCGGGAGCTGCCCGCCTCGGTGACCGCGTCGATCAAGTACCTCAACATGGTCGGGCAGCGGTACGTCGACCTCGACCAGGGGAGTGGGCCTGTTGGTCAGCACTTCGCGGCCGGGGACACGATCCCGCTGGCCAGGACCACGCCCGCACTCGATCTGACCCAGCTCTTCAACGGGTTCCAGCCGCTCTTCCAGGGGCTGGCCCCGACCGAGATGAATCAGCTCGCCGGGTCCATCGTGCAGGTCCTCCAGGGCGAGGGCGGCACCGTCGACAGCCTGTTGGAGCACGTCGGGTCGCTGACCACCACCGTCGCCGGCAAGGACAAGGTGATCGGCGAGGTCATCAAGAACCTCAACACCGTGCTCACCACCGTCAACGACCGCGAGACGAACTTCAACGACCTCGTGGTGACCCTCCAGGAGCTGGTCACCGGGTTCTCCGGGGACCGCAAGCCGCTGGGCGAGGCCATCACCGCGATGGGCGGGCTGACCACGACCACGGCCGGACTTCTGGAGGACGGGCGGGCGCCGCTGAAGAAGGACATCGCCGAACTCGGGCGGGTAGCAGGTCAGTTGAACGCCGGGCAGCCGGAGCTGGAGAACTTCCTGCAGAAGACTCCCGAGAAGATGCAGGCCATCACGCGGCTCTCCACCTACGGATCCTGGTTCAACCTCTTTCTCTGTGAGGCGAAGGTGACGGGCGTGACCACCTCGGACGGCAGCAAGCCGCCCACCGGCATCGAGATCACCCAGCCGAGGTGCACCACATGAGGGGCTTCGGATGGATCAAGCCGGTACGGGAGATCAACCCGGTCGCCGTCAGCCTCGTCGGGCTGCTCGTGCTCGCACTGATCGGGCTCGCCGCCTACCGGGCCGACTCGCTGCCCATCATCGGCGGCGGCACCTCGTACAGCGCCGACTTCACCGAGTCGGCCGGGCTGAAGGACGGCGACGAGGTCCGCATCGCCGGGGTCAAAGTCGGCAAGGTGACCGGGGTCGGCCTGGACGGCGCAAGGGTGAAGGTGACCTTCAAGGTCAAGGACGCCTGGGTCGGGAACTCCAGCACCGTCGCCATCGCCATCAAGACCCTGCTCGGCGAGAAGTACCTGGCGCTCGACCCGATCGGCACCGACAAGCAGGACCCGTCGAACCGGATTCCGCTGACGCGCACCACGTCCCCGTACGACGTCACCGAAGCCTTCAACGGGCTCAGCGACACCATCGGGGAGATCGACACCGCGCAGCTCGCCAAGAGCTTCGAGACGATCTCCAACACCTTCAAGGACTCGCCGCCCGATGTGAAGACGGCCGCCGACGGACTGTCCGCCCTGTCGAAGACCGTCTCCGAGCGCGACGCCGAACTGGCCAAACTCCTCAAGGGCAGCAAGCAGCTGACGAAGACCCTGTCCGACAAGAACAGCACCTTCGAGGCGCTGCTCAAGGACGGCAATCTGCTGCTCGGCGAGCTCAAGGAACGCCGCGACGCCATCCATCTGCTGCTCACCGGGACCAAGGACCTGGGCACACAGCTGTCCGGCCTGGTCGAGGACAACGACAAGCAGCTGCAGCCGACGCTCAAGGCGCTGGGCAACGTGACCGCCGTACTCCTGAAGAACCGCAAGAGCCTCGACAAGGCGCTGTCGCTCGCCGGGCCCTACTACCGGCTCGTCGGGAACACGCTCGGGAACGGCCGCTGGTTCGACAGCTACATCTGCGGCCTCGTCCCGAAGAACTACCTGCCCCAGGGCACGACCCCGGTCGACGACTGCATGTCGCCCCCGCTGACGTCAGGCGGCAAGAAATGAAGCGAACCACCAGACGTGTCGTGACCATCACCGCCTCGCTCGCCGTCGTGGCCGCCGTGGCCACCTCCGGGGTCATCGCCTTCGACGACTCGGGCGGCACCAGGATCACCGCCTACTTCGAGCAGGCGACCGGCGTCTACGCCGGGTCCGACCTGCGGATCCTCGGAGTGAAGGTCGGAAAGGTCGAATCGGTCAGACCGGAGGGGAAGGAGGTGAAGGTGGTGCTCGTCCTCGACAAGGGCGTGAAGGCGCCGGCCGATGTGCACGCGGTGGTCGTCGCACCGAGCGTCGTCGCCGACCGGTACGTACAGCTCTCGCCCGCGTACGACGGCGGACCCGAGCTCCAGGACCACGCCACGCTCACCGCCGACCGCAACGCGACACCCGTGGAGGTCGACCAGCTGTACGCGAGCATCACCAAGCTCGCCACCGCGCTCGGCCCCAAGGGCGCCAACTCCCAAGGGGCGCTTGCCGATCTGCTCAAGACCGGGGCCGCGAACCTCAACGGGAACGGCAAGGCGATCGGGGACTCGATCGAGCAGTTCGGGAAGGCCAGCAAGACCCTCGACAAGAGCAGCGCCGACCTCTTCGACACGCTGTCCTATCTGCAGTCCTTCACGACGATGCTGAAGGACAACGACGGGAACGTGCGCGATGCGCAGGAGCAGCTGTCCACGGTCACCGGGTTCCTCGACGACGACAAGGAGAACCTGGGGGCGGCGCTCAAGGAGCTCGGTTCGGCGCTCGGCCAGGTGAAGGCGTTCATCGAGAAGAACCGCGGTGCGCTGAAGGAGAACATCGACAAGCTGCGGCCGATCACGGACACCCTCGTCAAGCAGCGCGCCTCGCTCGCCGAGATGCTCGACACCGCGCCGCTCGCCGCGAGCAACCTCGTCAATGCGTACGACCCTGTGCACCGCACCATCGACGGGCGCGCCAATCTCAATGAGGTCCGTATGGCCTACGGGTCCGGCGGTGCGGCTACGGGGGCGGGGCTCGCCGGGCTGGTTCCCGTACAGCCTTCGCAGCAGAGCGGGCTGCCCGGTCTGCCGCTGCCGGTCGTCGGCGATGTGTACGGCTCCCCGACCAAGAGCAAGGGGGCCGGACAGTGAAGCGAACCACCGCCACCAGTACGCGAGTTGTGGCCGCGGTCGCCCTGGCCGTCGGGTTCTCGATGTCGCTCGGCGCGTGCTCGGTGCCCTCGTTCAACGGCATCGAGTCGCTGCCGCTGCCCGGCGGCGCCGACCTCGGCTCGCACCCGTACGAGATCACCGCCGACTTCAACGACGTGCTGAATCTGATGCCGCAGTCGGCGGTCAAGGTCAACGACGTCGCGGTCGGGCGGGTCACCAAGATCTCGCTCTCGCAGGACAACTGGTCCGCGCGGGTCACGATGAAGATCAACGGGAAGGTGAAGCTGCCCGAGAACGCGTATGCGCATCTTGAGCAGTCCAGCCTCCTCGGCGAGAAGTTCATCCAGCTCGCCGCGCCCACCAAGGGCGCATCCACCGCGATGCTGCGGACCGGGCAGACCATCCCGCTCACCCGGACCAACCGCAACCCGGAGGTCGAGGAGGTCTTCGGCGCGCTGTCCATGCTGCTCAACGGGGGTGGCATCCAGCAGCTGAAGACGATCAGTCATGAGCTGAACAAGACGCTCAGCGGGCGCGAGCCGGAGATCCGCTCGATGCTGGAGCGCGTCAACACCCTGGTGACCAACCTCGACGGGCACAAGGCCGACATCACCGACGCGCTCGACGGTGTCAACCGGCTCTCCTCCACCCTCGCCACCCGCAAGACGGAGGTGGGGAAGGTACTGACCGGGCTGAGCCCCGGCATGAAGGTCCTGGAGAAGCAGCGCGGCTCGCTGCTCACCATGCTCAAGGCGCTCGACACGCTCTCCGGGGTCGCCGTCGACACCATCAACAAGAGCAAGGACGACATGGTCGCCGATCTGCAGGCGCTCGCGCCGACCCTCAAGGCGCTCGCCGACTCAGGGAAGGACCTTCCCGACTCGCTGCAGGTCCTCTTCACGTACCCCTTCACCGATGAGGTCCTGAACGGTGTGAAGGGCGACTATCTCAACGTCTATCTGAATGTGACGGCCGCGCCCGGCACGCAGATCATTCCGCCGGTCAAGCCCGACACGGGCACCGCATCGCCTTCGCCCGCCGCGAAGAGCGCACCGCTCCCGCTGCCCTCGGTCTCCACGCCGTCCACGAAAGGCGGCCAGTGATGATCACGATGGCCATCAGGCTGAAGAACCTGGCCTTCCTGCTGATCGCCGTACTGGTTCTCGGCTATCTCGGGATCCATTACGCCGACCTCGGGCATCTGGTCGGGCTGCGCGGCTATTACGTGGTGAAGGTTCAACTCCCGGAGACCGGAGGGCTGTTCACTCACTCCAATGTCACCTACCGGGGCGTTTCGGTGGGTCGGGTCGGGCCGATCCGGCTGACGAAGGATGGGGTGGAGGCCGAGCTCCGTATCGACAACTCCGCACCCGGGATCCCCGCCGACCTGAAAGCCGTCGTCGCGAACCTGTCGGCGGTGGGGGAGCAGTACATCGATCTGCGGCCGGTCCACGACGGCAGCCCGTATCTCCAGAACGGTTCGACGATCGCGCAGGCCGACGCCAGCATTCCGGCGCCCGTCACCAATGTGCTCACGAGCGTCAACGACTTCTCGTCGTCCGTGGACCTGGAGTCGCTGCGTACGGTCGTCGACGAGTTCGGGACCGCGCTCAACGGCCGGGGTGAGGATCTGCAGGTCCTGTTGGACAACGGCAGCGACTTCATCCAGGCAGCGGACAAGGCCCTGCCCACCAACACGAAGCTGATGATCGACGGCGAGACCGTCCTGCGTACCCAGTCGGAGGAGGGCGACGCCCTGAAGGCCTTCGCGAAGGGCGCCAAGGGGCTCGCCGGGCAGCTCGTCTCCTCCGACACCGACCTGCGGCAGCTGATCGCCGCGGCCCCCGACGCCGCCACCCAGATCAGCGGGCTGCTGCGCGACCTCAACCCGAGCCTGAGCGTGGTGCTCGCCAATCTGCTCACCACCTCCGAGGTGGCGGTCACCCGGCAGCGTGGCATCGAGGAGCTGATGGTGAAGCTGCCCGCCGTCGCGGCGGCCGGCTCGACGGCGATCAACGACAAGGGCGCCCGGTTCGGCATGGCCGTCACCTTCTTCGACCCGCTGCCCTGCACCACGGGCTACGAGGGGACGAAGTACCGCCCGGGCTCGGACGTCTCCCCGACATCGGCGCTGAACACCGATGCGCGCTGCACCGCGTCCCCCGGCACCGGCAAGGAGGTGCGCGGCTCGGCCAACGCGCCCGACGGAGGAGGCGTGCCGAAGGCCGCGAAGCCCGGATCCCTGCTTCTGGGGAAGGACGCGGGAGGCGTGCTCCCCGGGGTGCTGGGCCAGTCGGCCGCTCCGGCGCAGGCGCCCAGAAACATGAGCGAGCTGCTCGGACTGGGAGGGGCGCAGTGAACGCACGGACCAGAGTGGTCAGTTGGGTGGTCGCTGTGGCGGCCGTGCTCTTCTGCGGATTTTCCGGATGGGTGTACTTGCAGACGTCGAACGATGACTCGCTGACGTACTCCGCCTCGCGCGATGCCGCCCTGAGCGCCGGGCGCGAGCGGGTCGCCCAGCTCAACACCCTCGACGTGAGCCACACGGACGACGGTCTCAAGCAGTGGCTCGACGCCTCGACGGGCGCACTCCACGACAAGCTCGAGTCCACCAGGGCCACCGACCGCACCACGCTCGCCAAAGCCGGGACCTCGGCGCGCGGAACCGTCACGGACGCGGCGCTCACCGCGCTCGACGACCGTGCGGGAACGGCTTCGATGATCGCCACGGTCACCGTCGCCATCACACCGAAGAGCGGGTCGGCCACCAGTGACCGCAAGCGGTTCGAGGCGTCGCTCGCCCGGACTCCGGACGGCTGGAAGGTCACCGCGCTCAACGCGGTGCCGGTGGGGAAGGGCAGCGCGTGAGCGTCACCGAGAACGTCGAAGAGACCGAGGTCGAGGAAGCCGAGGAGCCCGAGCAAGACGCGAAGGCCACACCGCCGTGGCTGCGCAGCCGCACCGTCCTCGCAGGCGCGCTCGCCGTCGTGCTGCTGGTGCTCGGCGGGTGCGGATTCCTGTTCCGTGCCCACCAGTTGAGGGATGTGGCGGCCGCCAAGAACCATGCGCTGACCGACACCGAGACCACCACCCAGGTGGCAGGGGACATCAGCAACGCCCTCGGCAAGATCTTCTCGTACACGCCCGAGGACACCAGTGTCACTGCCAAGGAGGCCCGCGACCTGCTCGCGGGAAAGGCGGCCCAGCAGTACACCGCGCTCTTCGGGCAGGTCGGGACGCGCGCCGCGGAGCAGAAGCTGACGCTCACCACGCAGGTGGTGCGCGCCGGGGTCGTACGGCTCGAAGGCGGCGAGGCGCACCTGCTCGTCTTCCTCGACCAGACAGCCCAGCGCAAGGGGAAAGCGGCCACGTCGGTCGCGGCCCAGCTGTCCGTCACCGCCGAACTGCGCAACGGCAGCTGGCTGATCACCGACATCAAGGCCCGTTGAGAGAAGGGGGACGAGGTACATGTTCAGTCTGAGGGCGGTCAGAAATCCGCTGACGGTCGTGGCGCTCGCGCTGGCGCTGCTCGCGACGGGGGCGGCCGGATGGGGCGGCTGGTCCTGGTACGCGGCGGCGAACGACGACTCCGCCGACTACGCGCAGGTGAGGGACGACGCACTGCAGGCCGGCGAGCAGGCCGTACAGAACATGAACACCCTCGACTACAAGCAGCTGTCGCACGGTCTGGACTCCTGGGAGGACTCCACGACCGGCGACCTCCACAAGCAACTGACGGA
The sequence above is drawn from the Streptomyces sp. NBC_01465 genome and encodes:
- a CDS encoding ATP-binding protein; its protein translation is MTDPDSRYDVVSYTPYPQNIPLARRRVARLVVEWGHPGVAGDAAVIVSELATNALLHGCLRDRLFRVELILAGAVLRMAVTDPKGERAPSPRPAEAGDQFGRGLLIVRTLAARWDVDSLDVGKTVWAELDL
- a CDS encoding YbaK/EbsC family protein, translated to MTNTAVRRPELSPFEQIVDILEREGAKFRVVEHPAEGRSEEVSAVRGTEVSQGAKALVCRVKGIEAPAVLAVLAGDRRADLKKVVTAVTGRKGGFAPAELAEQLTGCVVGAIPPLSLSGELPVVADAEFLAAHKEIAFNAGRLDRSVVMATEDYVRIVAPMVASIAADPS
- a CDS encoding ABC transporter ATP-binding protein — encoded protein: MGIEVVVEGLTKSFGKQNIWQDVTLTLPAGEVSVMLGPSGTGKTVFLKSLIGLLKPERGRVLINGVDMVNGRERDINETRKLFGLMFQDGALFGSMNLFDNIAFPLREHTKKKESEIRRIVMERMDVVGLLGAEGKLPGEISGGMRKRAGLARALVLDPQIILCDEPDSGLDPVRTAYLSQTLIDLNAQIDATMLIVTHNLDIAATVPDNMGMLYCRNLVTFGPREVLLTSQEPAVAQFLAGRREGPIAMSEEKDAATLAAEQLNGSAAYLDEPREIQPQLEPSPGLPERQAVMRRRERVLGMMAQLPEAARAAIMKSYAAPAGGGVQS
- a CDS encoding MlaE family ABC transporter permease, whose product is MTAQLPVRPSEPPEVHAASGQAKHSGVRPPLRVLAPLRETGKLFALGVAVARAIFRRPFQVREFIEQFWFIASVTILPAALVSIPFGAVIALQVGSLTQQLGAQSFTGGASVLAVIQQASPLIVALLISGAGGSAICADLASRKIREELDAMEVMGVSPIQRLVVPRVLATMFVALLLNGLVSVVGTLGGYFFNVILQGGTPGAYLSSFSSLAQLPDLYISEVKALIFGFLAGVVAAYRGLNPRGGPKGVGDAVNQSVVITFMMLFFVNMVLTAIYLQIVPAKGS
- a CDS encoding MlaE family ABC transporter permease, with the translated sequence MSMLGWLDRSGDQLTFYVRALIWIPRTLRRYLKEVQRLLAEVAFGSGGLGVIGGTIGVMIGMTLFTGTVVGLQGYAALNQIGTAAFTGFISAYFNTREIAPLVAGLALSATVGAGFTAQLGAMRINEEIDALEGMGVRSMPYLVTTRIIAGVVAIIPLYAIGLLSSYLASRIVTVMFNGQSAGTYDHYFNLFLSPDDVILSVLKVLIFSVMVILAHCYYGFRATGGPAGVGVAVGRSVRNAIVLISVTDFFLSLAIWGATTTVKVAG
- a CDS encoding MCE family protein, with product MSAQTVRRRSAGVVFVIVPALLVWLSVSVYQKDFTDSTAITIDTDTVGNEMHPNADVKLRGVVIGQVKSISADGTGAKLTLAIQPDKLDQVPSDVTAQMLPTTLFGERYVALVPPANASAEPLKAGDVIAQDHSRNAIELEQVLDNVLPLLTAVKPEKLSATLSAVSTALSGRGQQLGDTFETLDAHLKKLNPQLPTLNRDIAQLVKVTQTYSDAAPDILTALNDFTTTSATLVQQQAELAGLYGSTTKTAQDITAFLRQNQDNMIRLASVSRPTLELLAKYSPEFPCTLRTMVGFVPAMDKALGKGTKQPGLHIEVVTVPSLGKYVPGKDTPSYTASGGPHCYSVPYIGKSVPTAATATSKSDSLGLLNSPQENQLVNELLAPGAKVKPTALPDWSSLLAGPVFRGAEVKLK
- a CDS encoding MCE family protein, translating into MKRRSLTGPIVKSSIFVVVTSLATAVLGLSIANSDVSDTVSYKARFTDVTGLLDGDSVRIAGVKVGQVESIKVADRRVAEVTFAVKRGRELPASVTASIKYLNMVGQRYVDLDQGSGPVGQHFAAGDTIPLARTTPALDLTQLFNGFQPLFQGLAPTEMNQLAGSIVQVLQGEGGTVDSLLEHVGSLTTTVAGKDKVIGEVIKNLNTVLTTVNDRETNFNDLVVTLQELVTGFSGDRKPLGEAITAMGGLTTTTAGLLEDGRAPLKKDIAELGRVAGQLNAGQPELENFLQKTPEKMQAITRLSTYGSWFNLFLCEAKVTGVTTSDGSKPPTGIEITQPRCTT
- a CDS encoding MCE family protein; translated protein: MRGFGWIKPVREINPVAVSLVGLLVLALIGLAAYRADSLPIIGGGTSYSADFTESAGLKDGDEVRIAGVKVGKVTGVGLDGARVKVTFKVKDAWVGNSSTVAIAIKTLLGEKYLALDPIGTDKQDPSNRIPLTRTTSPYDVTEAFNGLSDTIGEIDTAQLAKSFETISNTFKDSPPDVKTAADGLSALSKTVSERDAELAKLLKGSKQLTKTLSDKNSTFEALLKDGNLLLGELKERRDAIHLLLTGTKDLGTQLSGLVEDNDKQLQPTLKALGNVTAVLLKNRKSLDKALSLAGPYYRLVGNTLGNGRWFDSYICGLVPKNYLPQGTTPVDDCMSPPLTSGGKK
- a CDS encoding MCE family protein, coding for MKRTTRRVVTITASLAVVAAVATSGVIAFDDSGGTRITAYFEQATGVYAGSDLRILGVKVGKVESVRPEGKEVKVVLVLDKGVKAPADVHAVVVAPSVVADRYVQLSPAYDGGPELQDHATLTADRNATPVEVDQLYASITKLATALGPKGANSQGALADLLKTGAANLNGNGKAIGDSIEQFGKASKTLDKSSADLFDTLSYLQSFTTMLKDNDGNVRDAQEQLSTVTGFLDDDKENLGAALKELGSALGQVKAFIEKNRGALKENIDKLRPITDTLVKQRASLAEMLDTAPLAASNLVNAYDPVHRTIDGRANLNEVRMAYGSGGAATGAGLAGLVPVQPSQQSGLPGLPLPVVGDVYGSPTKSKGAGQ
- a CDS encoding MCE family protein, with the protein product MKRTTATSTRVVAAVALAVGFSMSLGACSVPSFNGIESLPLPGGADLGSHPYEITADFNDVLNLMPQSAVKVNDVAVGRVTKISLSQDNWSARVTMKINGKVKLPENAYAHLEQSSLLGEKFIQLAAPTKGASTAMLRTGQTIPLTRTNRNPEVEEVFGALSMLLNGGGIQQLKTISHELNKTLSGREPEIRSMLERVNTLVTNLDGHKADITDALDGVNRLSSTLATRKTEVGKVLTGLSPGMKVLEKQRGSLLTMLKALDTLSGVAVDTINKSKDDMVADLQALAPTLKALADSGKDLPDSLQVLFTYPFTDEVLNGVKGDYLNVYLNVTAAPGTQIIPPVKPDTGTASPSPAAKSAPLPLPSVSTPSTKGGQ